CATACACTGGTGGTCCCGAAGCGTGAGGTCGACTACTATTACGATCTGACGGACGAGGAGCTGGCTCGGCTGATGGCTTTCTCCAAGCGGGTGGCACGCGCTATACAGGAGGCTACGCACTGCCGTAAGGTGGCTACGCTAGTCCTAGGACTGGAGGTGCCGCACGCCCATGTGCATCTGATCCCGATCAATAGTGAGGGAGATGTGGCTCACGGACCGCTTGCTACGAAGCCTACCGACGAGGAGATGGCTCGCATTGCCTCCGAGATAGCATCCTATATTAAATAAGGAGTATCGAAGCCTAGTGACAGAGAGACTATATATCCTAGAGGAGATAGATCCAGCAGTACTCTATGGCCCTAACCGTGAGTACCTGCTCTTGCTGCGCAACCTCTACCCTAAGCTGCGGATCGTGGCTCATGATCGAATCATCAAGATACTGGGTGACACGACCGATATACAGCTCTTG
The sequence above is a segment of the Porphyromonas vaginalis genome. Coding sequences within it:
- a CDS encoding HIT family protein is translated as MATIFSRIIAGEIPSYRIAEDEEHYAFLDINPYQLGHTLVVPKREVDYYYDLTDEELARLMAFSKRVARAIQEATHCRKVATLVLGLEVPHAHVHLIPINSEGDVAHGPLATKPTDEEMARIASEIASYIK